In Patescibacteria group bacterium, one genomic interval encodes:
- a CDS encoding class I SAM-dependent methyltransferase has product MKDNQEYNYRKRIYNVYVSQFLEEKKRVFHKDLEEKFVVHKGYFKRHLPKDKNAKILDAGCGCGGFLYFLQKEGYQNSYGIDISQEQIDTARELGIRNLERADILEYLKNRQNTLDLITLRDVLEHFKKDEIILLLDEIYRALKKEGKIIILTLNSEGPFWGKRRYGDFTHETAFTTKSLGQVLKTCGFKKISFYPVEPIIHGVKSLVRFLLWRVIRVFLRTYLLIETGSPGSGILTQNLIVVGEKKE; this is encoded by the coding sequence ATGAAGGATAATCAAGAATATAATTACAGAAAAAGGATTTATAATGTTTATGTAAGTCAATTTTTAGAAGAGAAAAAAAGAGTTTTCCATAAAGACTTAGAAGAGAAGTTTGTAGTTCATAAAGGTTATTTTAAGAGACACTTACCCAAAGACAAAAATGCCAAGATTTTAGATGCAGGCTGTGGATGTGGTGGATTTCTCTATTTTCTACAAAAAGAAGGCTATCAGAACAGTTATGGAATAGATATTTCCCAGGAACAGATCGATACTGCCAGGGAATTGGGTATTAGAAATCTTGAGAGAGCAGACATTCTCGAATATCTTAAAAATCGTCAGAATACACTTGATTTAATTACTTTGAGAGATGTTCTAGAGCATTTTAAGAAAGATGAAATCATCCTACTTTTAGATGAAATTTATAGAGCGCTTAAGAAAGAAGGGAAAATCATTATTCTTACTTTAAACAGTGAAGGTCCCTTCTGGGGGAAGAGAAGATATGGAGATTTTACCCATGAGACAGCTTTTACTACTAAAAGTTTGGGTCAGGTTCTTAAGACCTGCGGTTTTAAAAAAATTTCTTTTTATCCTGTGGAACCTATAATTCACGGCGTAAAAAGCTTGGTAAGATTTTTGCTTTGGCGCGTTATAAGAGTATTTTTAAGGACTTATCTTCTAATAGAAACTGGGAGTCCTGGGAGTGGGATTCTAACTCAAAATCTTATTGTGGTTGGAGAAAAAAAGGAATAA
- the wecB gene encoding UDP-N-acetylglucosamine 2-epimerase (non-hydrolyzing) — MPQNIKILIVAGARPNFIKIAPLIEEFKKHRNIKTVLVHTGQHYDFEMSKVFFQELKIPKPNYNLGVGSGTHAYQIGEIMIRFEKVILKEKPDLVIVVGDVNSTLAGALTAVKLHIPVAHVEAGLRSFDLKMPEEVNRLLTDQISDYLFVTEPSAIKNLLREGLERKKIFFVGNIMIDTLLRYKNIFLKRKTLQKFGFRRRQYALLTLHRPKNVDYKEVFRGILEALTEIQKRIKIIYPIHPRTKKRIKEFGFKDKIKRMKNLILVKPVGYLNMLNLMGNAKLVLTDSGGIQEETTVLSIPCLTIRKVTERPITCEIGTNKVIGLQKENIIKESLKILNGKTKKGKIPKYWDGKTAKRIVNIIRKKYEG; from the coding sequence ATGCCTCAAAATATCAAAATTTTAATTGTTGCCGGGGCCAGGCCAAATTTTATAAAAATCGCCCCTTTGATAGAAGAATTTAAAAAGCATCGGAATATTAAAACAGTTTTAGTCCATACTGGTCAGCATTATGATTTCGAAATGTCAAAAGTTTTTTTTCAAGAATTAAAAATCCCCAAACCTAATTATAATCTTGGAGTAGGGTCTGGCACTCATGCTTATCAAATAGGGGAAATAATGATTAGATTTGAAAAAGTTATTTTAAAGGAAAAACCGGATTTAGTAATCGTGGTTGGCGATGTAAATTCAACCTTAGCCGGAGCCTTAACAGCAGTAAAACTTCATATTCCGGTAGCCCACGTTGAAGCGGGGTTACGCAGTTTTGATCTCAAAATGCCAGAAGAAGTTAATCGACTTTTAACTGATCAAATTTCAGATTATCTTTTTGTCACTGAACCATCAGCAATCAAGAATCTTTTAAGAGAGGGCTTAGAAAGAAAAAAAATCTTTTTTGTCGGTAATATAATGATTGATACCCTTTTGAGATATAAAAATATTTTTTTGAAACGTAAAACTCTCCAGAAATTTGGATTTCGAAGAAGGCAATATGCCCTACTTACCTTACATAGACCAAAAAATGTTGATTATAAGGAAGTTTTTAGAGGGATTTTAGAGGCATTAACAGAGATTCAAAAAAGAATTAAAATAATTTACCCAATTCACCCTAGGACTAAAAAAAGAATTAAAGAGTTTGGTTTTAAAGATAAGATTAAAAGAATGAAAAATTTAATTTTAGTAAAACCAGTCGGTTATTTGAATATGCTAAATTTAATGGGAAATGCTAAATTAGTTCTAACTGACAGTGGCGGGATTCAAGAAGAAACAACGGTCTTGAGCATTCCTTGTTTAACTATAAGAAAAGTAACCGAAAGACCTATTACTTGCGAAATTGGGACAAATAAAGTAATCGGGCTTCAAAAAGAAAACATTATTAAGGAAAGTTTGAAGATTTTAAACGGCAAAACCAAAAAAGGAAAAATCCCCAAATATTGGGATGGCAAAACAGCCAAGAGAATTGTAAACATTATAAGGAAAAAATATGAAGGATAA
- a CDS encoding flippase gives MVKESFFTFITEVFAAFCGLITAILTARILGAEGRGIFAFLQSLIAVSILLGGLGLSFANIYFISSKKYSLSVLFGNSLFVGVILGILLIAGIVLLNFSLPNLFQEIAPSFILLVSLSLPFYLIGNLFRSLLLGLQRIFSYNLTFIITRVITIGAFLVFLLIFPEVKTAVFILIFIGVIGFLVALFFLFKNTPLLKPRIDLLVIKDSIKFGLKGQLGDIAQTMDLKLGIFLINFFLNPTAVGIYSIALFLGTALKFVPVSLGTVLFPKVSAETKAFEAERLTKKCCRISLFFTFLIGIILAIFAPWIIKIFFGQVFMQGLLALRILIIGMIVSSIAKVLGSYIVGKGFPQYYAIAAFVALFFSFGFSLILIPSLGINGSAIAALISYLVMALMFIFFYKKISISPFRLENLLIPKKEDFRSLKELIKQIRYWRKNLH, from the coding sequence ATGGTTAAAGAATCTTTTTTTACTTTTATTACCGAAGTTTTTGCAGCTTTTTGCGGTTTAATTACAGCCATTCTTACGGCTAGAATTTTAGGGGCTGAGGGAAGAGGAATTTTCGCATTTTTGCAGAGCCTTATTGCTGTTTCTATTCTTCTGGGCGGTTTAGGACTCAGCTTTGCTAATATCTATTTTATTAGTTCTAAAAAATATTCTTTATCTGTTCTTTTCGGGAATTCTTTATTTGTAGGTGTAATATTGGGTATTTTATTAATTGCTGGAATAGTCCTTTTAAATTTTTCTTTGCCAAATCTGTTTCAAGAAATAGCCCCCTCCTTTATTTTACTTGTTAGTTTATCTCTTCCTTTTTACTTAATTGGTAATCTTTTTCGTAGTTTGCTATTAGGCCTTCAAAGGATTTTTAGCTACAATTTAACTTTTATAATCACTCGCGTCATTACTATTGGAGCTTTTTTAGTCTTTCTTTTAATTTTTCCAGAAGTAAAAACCGCAGTCTTTATTTTGATTTTCATTGGAGTAATTGGTTTTTTGGTTGCTCTTTTTTTTCTTTTCAAAAATACCCCCTTATTAAAACCAAGAATTGATCTCTTAGTTATAAAAGATAGTATTAAATTTGGCTTGAAGGGGCAATTAGGGGATATTGCCCAGACAATGGATTTAAAATTAGGGATATTTTTAATAAACTTCTTTCTCAATCCAACAGCGGTGGGTATTTATTCAATAGCTTTATTTTTAGGGACGGCCTTAAAATTTGTTCCGGTCAGTTTAGGGACTGTTCTCTTCCCTAAAGTTTCAGCAGAGACTAAGGCCTTCGAGGCCGAAAGATTAACTAAAAAGTGTTGCCGGATTAGTCTCTTTTTTACATTTTTAATAGGAATTATTCTGGCTATTTTCGCTCCTTGGATAATAAAAATATTTTTTGGCCAAGTCTTTATGCAAGGATTATTGGCTTTAAGAATTTTAATTATCGGAATGATTGTTTCTTCTATTGCTAAGGTTCTGGGAAGTTATATTGTAGGAAAGGGTTTCCCTCAATATTATGCTATAGCCGCTTTCGTCGCCTTATTTTTTAGCTTCGGATTTAGCCTAATTTTAATTCCTAGTTTAGGAATTAATGGTTCAGCAATAGCTGCTTTAATTTCTTATTTAGTGATGGCTTTGATGTTTATCTTTTTCTATAAAAAAATTTCTATTTCCCCTTTTCGTTTGGAAAATTTGTTAATTCCTAAAAAAGAAGATTTTAGGAGTTTAAAGGAATTAATTAAACAAATTAGATATTGGAGAAAGAACCTCCATTGA
- a CDS encoding GDP-mannose 4,6-dehydratase yields the protein MQKNKNKKTFLVTGGAGFIGSHLCEKLIKIGHKVVCFDNLSTGTLKNILTIKKNPNFVFIKGDINQIKDISLIFRKYKFNGVFHYAATVGVKRTLENPLMVLKDAEGIKNILELSLKYGRPKVVFASSSEVYGESRELPEKEEGAINPQIPYAAVKLIGEKFLEAYYYKHNLKTCSLRFFNVYGPRQDGSDYGFVVGIFIRQVLSGQSPTVFGDGRQTRDFTFIDDNVEASWRAMKLEKTSGQIINIGSGRPLTIFDLATEIINLVGLEGKIKPRLVKNRKIDIDVRHRFPEVGKMIKLLNFYPKVSLEEGLKKMIDWYKNG from the coding sequence ATGCAAAAAAACAAAAATAAAAAAACATTTTTAGTTACCGGTGGAGCAGGATTTATTGGATCTCATTTATGTGAAAAGCTAATAAAAATAGGACACAAGGTTGTCTGTTTTGACAATTTAAGTACCGGGACCTTAAAAAATATTTTAACAATTAAAAAAAATCCGAATTTCGTTTTTATTAAAGGAGATATAAACCAAATTAAAGATATTTCCCTTATTTTTAGAAAATATAAATTTAATGGAGTATTTCATTATGCAGCTACAGTTGGAGTAAAAAGAACTCTTGAGAATCCTTTGATGGTATTGAAAGATGCAGAAGGAATTAAAAATATCCTAGAACTATCACTAAAATATGGTAGACCCAAAGTTGTTTTTGCCTCCAGCTCCGAGGTTTACGGAGAGTCTAGAGAGCTGCCAGAAAAAGAAGAGGGAGCAATAAATCCACAGATACCTTACGCTGCCGTTAAACTAATAGGAGAAAAATTTTTAGAGGCTTATTATTATAAACATAACCTAAAAACTTGTTCTTTGAGATTCTTCAATGTTTACGGTCCTAGGCAGGACGGAAGTGATTATGGTTTTGTGGTGGGGATATTTATAAGGCAGGTTTTATCTGGTCAGTCTCCAACAGTATTTGGCGATGGGCGTCAGACAAGAGATTTTACTTTTATTGATGATAATGTAGAGGCATCTTGGCGAGCAATGAAATTAGAGAAAACCAGTGGTCAGATAATAAATATTGGTAGCGGTAGGCCTTTAACAATTTTTGATTTAGCGACCGAAATAATTAATTTAGTCGGTCTTGAAGGAAAAATTAAACCCAGATTGGTAAAGAATAGAAAAATAGATATAGACGTAAGACATCGTTTTCCAGAGGTAGGAAAAATGATTAAACTTCTTAATTTTTATCCGAAGGTATCTCTGGAGGAGGGTCTTAAAAAAATGATTGATTGGTACAAAAATGGTTAA
- a CDS encoding GIY-YIG nuclease family protein, protein MWYIYVLQSNKGDWYIGSTKDLRKRILTHNSGKNRSTKYGIPWKLIYYEAGLNRKDAQAREKYLKSGMGRRYLKNRLKSFFAKGF, encoded by the coding sequence GTGTGGTATATTTATGTTTTACAAAGTAATAAAGGAGATTGGTATATTGGTTCAACCAAAGATTTGCGAAAAAGAATTTTAACACATAATTCGGGCAAGAATAGGTCTACTAAATATGGAATCCCATGGAAACTCATCTATTATGAGGCCGGTTTAAATAGAAAGGATGCCCAAGCAAGAGAAAAATACCTTAAATCAGGAATGGGTAGAAGATATCTAAAAAATAGATTAAAATCCTTTTTCGCTAAAGGTTTCTAA
- a CDS encoding helix-turn-helix domain-containing protein gives MEEIKPNEVYTTKEARDFLKISSSTIKRFLKNGIIRANKVGGRYRIWGKEILRLVSPKVERKAVNFYQRLKRKTKKTIEKW, from the coding sequence ATGGAAGAAATAAAACCAAATGAGGTTTACACAACTAAAGAAGCCCGAGATTTTTTGAAAATAAGTAGCAGCACTATTAAGCGTTTCCTAAAAAACGGAATAATCCGGGCAAACAAAGTTGGGGGAAGATATAGAATCTGGGGGAAAGAAATTTTAAGATTAGTTTCTCCAAAGGTCGAGAGAAAGGCGGTAAATTTTTATCAGCGCCTCAAACGAAAAACCAAAAAAACCATTGAGAAATGGTAG
- a CDS encoding HNH endonuclease: protein MKLQFVNGNKNNMPTGVYIRTNEYKRKMSLAQKERYKDEKEREKTSLAMKGRKFSEEHRRNISEAMKRQWREGKRKPLMLGKHHSEETRKKISQAQKGKRLLGETKRKISEAIRGPKHPNWGKQLSEAIKNKIRETKLKQYRDNLEIRNKISNIIKKLWQNKEYIEKHLGSKNPNWKGGLTKREETLAHRLRVELKNWAKKILERDNYTCQKCGIRFREKRVMEVHHIKPVSRYPSLVLDISNGITLCRNCHYKTESYGRKLKK from the coding sequence ATGAAACTGCAATTCGTAAATGGAAATAAAAATAATATGCCAACTGGAGTATACATAAGAACTAACGAATACAAAAGAAAAATGAGTTTAGCTCAGAAAGAAAGATATAAAGATGAGAAAGAACGAGAGAAAACAAGTTTGGCAATGAAAGGTAGAAAATTTTCAGAAGAACATAGAAGGAATATTAGTGAAGCCATGAAAAGGCAATGGAGAGAAGGGAAAAGAAAACCATTAATGTTGGGCAAGCATCATTCCGAAGAAACAAGAAAAAAAATTAGTCAAGCTCAAAAAGGAAAAAGACTCTTAGGGGAGACAAAACGAAAGATAAGTGAAGCAATTAGAGGACCGAAACACCCTAATTGGGGAAAGCAGCTCTCAGAAGCTATAAAAAACAAAATAAGAGAGACAAAGCTAAAGCAATATAGAGATAATCTGGAAATAAGAAATAAAATAAGCAATATTATTAAAAAACTTTGGCAAAATAAAGAATATATTGAAAAACACCTAGGTTCCAAGAATCCAAATTGGAAAGGAGGTTTAACCAAAAGAGAAGAGACATTAGCACATAGACTAAGAGTAGAATTAAAGAATTGGGCCAAGAAAATTTTAGAACGTGATAATTACACCTGCCAAAAATGTGGCATAAGATTTAGGGAAAAAAGAGTTATGGAAGTACATCACATTAAACCAGTATCAAGATATCCTTCTTTAGTTTTGGATATTTCGAATGGAATAACCCTTTGCAGAAATTGTCATTACAAAACAGAAAGCTATGGAAGAAAATTAAAAAAGTAA